In Pleurocapsa sp. PCC 7319, the following are encoded in one genomic region:
- a CDS encoding Ig-like domain-containing protein produces MITAKFALSNLNRINDSNQADISLIGAENIIGVPSSITQLQNNLITSQVLLRELAADEDVFLSTLRIAFGGSYDSTVAEKLRQQWLEEDFSDLPVIEILSAAELNGALGAYAKEQDRIYLSLEFVQSATAKQLVAVLLEEIGHGVDSRLNRRDSLGDEGAIFSALVRRVELKEEQLESLHQEDDASVVVVNDELVAIEQAKLVVSLLSSSPNLTNAFFSVAASFSENTSDFDETDLTINNGTVSNFKGSGTFYTFDVTPTSDGNVTVDIADKVATDAAGNNNTAAAQLSRTYDQTPPTVSLRSSSPNPTNASFLVAAIFSENTSDFNVNDLAIANGAVSNFKGSGTFYTFDVTPTADGNVTVDIADNVATDAAGNKNTAATQLSRTYDQTPPTVSLTSASSDPTNAPFTVTATFSENTSDFDVTDLTITNGTVSNFKGSGTDYTFDVTPTADGNVTVDIADNVATDAAGNNNTAAAQLTRTYDPTPPTVTLGSSSPDPTNAPFTVTATFSEDTSDFDDTDLTITNGTVTNFSGSGRDYTFDVTPTADGNVTVDIADNVATDAAGNNNTAAAQLTRTYDPTPPTVTLASSSPDPTNAPFTVTATFSEDTSDFDDTDLTIANGTVTNFSGSGRDY; encoded by the coding sequence ATGATTACCGCAAAATTTGCATTATCGAATCTCAATAGAATTAATGATAGTAATCAAGCTGATATTTCTCTTATTGGGGCAGAAAATATAATTGGAGTGCCGAGTTCTATCACTCAGCTACAAAATAACTTAATAACATCTCAAGTCCTATTGAGAGAACTGGCTGCTGATGAAGATGTATTTTTGTCCACTTTGAGGATTGCCTTTGGCGGGAGTTACGACTCTACTGTGGCAGAGAAACTGCGTCAGCAATGGTTGGAGGAAGATTTTAGTGACTTGCCCGTCATTGAGATACTCTCAGCTGCGGAGCTAAATGGCGCATTGGGTGCATATGCTAAGGAGCAGGATCGCATCTATCTTTCTCTGGAGTTTGTGCAGTCGGCTACAGCGAAACAATTAGTGGCGGTGCTGTTGGAGGAAATTGGTCATGGAGTGGATAGTCGACTTAATCGGAGAGACAGTTTGGGTGATGAAGGGGCGATCTTCTCTGCGTTGGTTCGCAGAGTCGAGTTGAAAGAGGAGCAGTTAGAGTCCTTGCATCAAGAGGATGATGCATCAGTGGTAGTAGTCAATGATGAGTTAGTTGCCATTGAACAAGCGAAGCTAGTAGTCTCTCTCTTGAGTAGCAGTCCCAATCTTACTAATGCTTTCTTCTCAGTTGCCGCTAGTTTTAGTGAAAATACCAGCGACTTTGATGAAACAGATCTCACCATTAATAATGGTACTGTGAGTAACTTTAAAGGCTCGGGAACATTCTATACCTTTGATGTGACTCCTACCTCCGATGGTAATGTCACAGTGGATATCGCTGATAAGGTGGCGACCGATGCTGCGGGTAATAACAATACTGCCGCCGCTCAACTCAGCCGTACTTACGATCAAACTCCTCCCACGGTCTCTCTCAGGAGTAGTAGTCCCAATCCTACGAATGCTTCCTTCTTGGTTGCCGCTATCTTTAGTGAAAATACCAGCGACTTTAATGTAAACGATCTCGCCATCGCTAACGGTGCTGTAAGTAACTTTAAAGGCTCGGGAACATTTTATACCTTTGACGTGACTCCTACCGCCGATGGCAATGTCACGGTGGATATCGCTGATAACGTGGCGACCGATGCTGCGGGTAATAAAAATACTGCCGCCACTCAACTCAGCCGTACTTACGATCAAACTCCTCCCACGGTCTCTCTCACTAGCGCCAGTTCCGATCCTACAAATGCTCCCTTCACCGTTACCGCTACCTTTAGTGAAAATACCAGCGACTTTGATGTAACAGATCTCACCATTACTAATGGTACTGTAAGTAACTTTAAAGGCTCGGGCACAGACTATACCTTTGATGTGACTCCTACCGCCGATGGTAATGTCACAGTGGATATCGCCGATAACGTGGCGACCGATGCTGCGGGGAATAACAATACTGCCGCCGCTCAACTTACTCGTACTTACGATCCAACTCCTCCCACGGTCACTCTCGGTAGCTCCAGTCCCGATCCTACTAATGCTCCCTTCACCGTTACCGCTACCTTTAGTGAAGATACCAGTGACTTTGATGACACAGATCTCACCATTACTAATGGTACTGTGACTAACTTTAGTGGTTCAGGCAGAGACTATACCTTTGATGTGACTCCTACTGCCGATGGTAATGTCACAGTGGATATCGCCGATAACGTGGCGACCGATGCTGCGGGTAATAACAATACTGCCGCCGCTCAACTTACTCGTACTTACGATCCAACTCCTCCCACGGTCACTCTCGCTAGCTCCAGTCCCGATCCTACTAATGCTCCCTTCACCGTTACCGCTACCTTTAGTGAAGATACCAGTGACTTTGATGACACAGATCTCACCATTGCTAATGGTACTGTGACTAACTTTAGTGGTTCAGGCAGAGACTAT
- a CDS encoding nucleoside phosphorylase: protein MRLYHIGFSQSDLGVDLPQTVLLSGEPERSQYIAQTYLQNVKLLSEYRGLNSYLGYLPNGKSILVATSGMGAPSLSIVVNELVQVGIKQFIRIGTCGSIQPTVPVGSIVVSQAALCRQGAAIDIAPIEYPAVADPYLTVALMETARKLGIACHLGITASVDTFYEGQERSESSANPHLQPWLTGITATYRQLNIINYEMEVGTLFKMAGVYGFAAAGVCAVVAQRTKSETVIISDKDLAVQRAIEVAVKTLS, encoded by the coding sequence ATGAGACTTTATCATATAGGCTTTAGCCAGTCAGATTTAGGTGTTGATCTACCTCAGACAGTACTTTTATCTGGAGAGCCCGAGCGATCGCAATACATAGCTCAGACTTATTTACAAAATGTCAAACTACTCTCAGAATATCGAGGACTGAATAGCTACTTAGGTTATCTGCCTAATGGCAAATCGATCTTAGTGGCTACTAGCGGAATGGGAGCACCGTCCTTGAGTATTGTAGTCAATGAATTAGTACAAGTGGGTATTAAGCAGTTTATTAGAATTGGTACTTGTGGCTCAATTCAGCCAACTGTTCCCGTAGGTAGTATTGTTGTGTCTCAAGCAGCCTTATGTCGTCAAGGAGCAGCTATTGATATAGCTCCTATAGAGTATCCTGCTGTCGCCGATCCTTATTTAACAGTGGCTTTAATGGAAACTGCTCGTAAGTTAGGTATTGCCTGTCATCTCGGTATTACCGCTTCAGTAGACACCTTTTATGAAGGACAAGAAAGAAGTGAATCTTCAGCTAATCCCCATCTTCAACCATGGCTTACTGGAATTACTGCTACCTATCGTCAACTCAATATTATCAATTATGAAATGGAAGTAGGAACTCTATTTAAGATGGCTGGAGTATATGGTTTTGCTGCTGCTGGTGTTTGTGCCGTAGTGGCACAACGTACCAAGTCTGAGACTGTAATTATCTCTGATAAAGATCTTGCCGTTCAACGAGCCATTGAAGTCGCGGTCAAAACACTCTCATAG
- a CDS encoding DNA phosphorothioation-associated putative methyltransferase yields the protein MVTLEKFSAIVSSCKNSSIGKHLPNGLCIHFDALSKLHPLLQKYEHQARNLVANADHATIVEFATDRPQISYLYYPDFDRDPHPSLHQSIIVDLTTEQVSVKQYHNSHNPPILHRKETFVSQDYPLYQTFAQLTQAEVDLGLLDNACHISTLQEWTRLLLQQGISLVGHHVACPVDSPTLGKQTILIERHKAAIKRSELSRPVKIALSANLFEEGTTFFDYGCGYGTDVKQISKQGYASSGWDPYYQPDAAIEPADIVNLGYIINIIEGTEERREALLKAWELTRQVLIVAAQVLVDDRRRGLMAYGDGRVTNPDTFQQYYEQEELKLYIDQVIGVDSIPVGLGIYFVFRDEIQAESFRASRLFSSSSPPKVPAENKTWSQYRELLTPLLNFYVQRGRLPVKEELSSEAAIKDEFRSYQRAFKFIIQATSREKWEAIAEQRRQDLLVYLALGKYSGRPTIRKLAPEIKADIKALFGSYKKACSLADQMLVNVRDMNKIAHLCTTSKIGKQLNNAIAVHISALEKLPPLLRLYEGCASRNFYRLENANIIKLYYNKPKVTYLVYPEFDTQAHPTLQATMEVDLNNLSITYHDISDETNPLILHQKDALVAPDYPSYQKFVRLTKKEQSSGLLENKDAIRRLHGWLRCLREHEVKIEGHKLSTGAK from the coding sequence ATGGTAACTCTCGAAAAATTTTCCGCAATTGTTTCTAGTTGCAAAAACAGCTCTATAGGTAAGCATTTACCAAATGGGCTATGTATTCATTTTGATGCTTTATCGAAACTACATCCACTATTACAAAAATATGAGCATCAAGCTAGAAATTTAGTGGCTAACGCCGATCATGCTACCATCGTTGAATTTGCTACGGATCGCCCCCAAATCTCTTATTTATACTATCCTGACTTTGATCGCGATCCTCATCCTTCCTTGCACCAAAGTATTATCGTCGATTTGACTACTGAGCAGGTTTCCGTCAAACAGTATCATAATTCTCATAATCCACCGATCCTTCATCGCAAAGAAACCTTCGTCAGTCAAGACTATCCGCTTTACCAAACCTTTGCCCAATTAACTCAAGCGGAAGTTGATTTAGGTTTATTAGATAACGCTTGCCATATTAGTACTCTACAAGAATGGACGCGCTTGTTGCTGCAACAAGGAATATCTTTGGTCGGTCATCATGTCGCTTGTCCTGTAGACTCTCCTACTTTGGGAAAACAAACCATCTTAATCGAAAGACATAAAGCCGCTATCAAACGCTCCGAATTATCTCGACCAGTAAAAATTGCCTTGTCAGCAAATTTATTTGAGGAAGGAACTACCTTTTTCGACTATGGCTGTGGTTATGGAACAGATGTCAAGCAAATCAGCAAGCAAGGTTATGCTAGTTCTGGTTGGGATCCTTACTATCAACCTGATGCTGCGATTGAACCTGCCGATATCGTCAACCTCGGCTACATTATCAATATTATCGAGGGTACAGAAGAAAGACGAGAAGCCCTCCTTAAAGCCTGGGAATTAACTCGTCAAGTTTTGATTGTTGCGGCACAAGTATTAGTAGACGATCGCCGTCGGGGCTTGATGGCTTATGGCGATGGAAGAGTTACCAACCCCGATACTTTCCAGCAATATTACGAACAAGAAGAACTAAAACTGTACATCGATCAAGTAATTGGCGTGGATTCTATTCCCGTAGGCTTAGGCATATATTTTGTTTTTCGTGACGAAATCCAAGCCGAATCATTTCGCGCTTCTCGTTTATTTTCTAGTAGTAGTCCCCCAAAAGTTCCAGCTGAAAATAAAACTTGGTCACAATATCGTGAATTATTAACTCCTTTACTCAATTTTTATGTCCAACGGGGTCGTTTGCCAGTAAAAGAAGAATTAAGCTCAGAAGCGGCTATTAAAGACGAGTTTAGAAGCTACCAACGAGCCTTTAAATTTATCATACAAGCTACGTCAAGAGAAAAATGGGAGGCGATCGCCGAACAGCGTCGTCAAGACTTACTGGTCTACTTAGCCTTGGGTAAATATAGTGGTCGTCCTACCATCCGAAAACTGGCTCCAGAAATTAAAGCCGACATCAAAGCCTTGTTTGGTAGCTATAAAAAAGCCTGTTCATTAGCTGATCAGATGCTAGTTAATGTGAGAGACATGAACAAAATTGCTCATCTTTGTACCACTAGTAAAATCGGCAAGCAACTTAATAATGCGATCGCGGTTCATATCAGTGCCCTCGAAAAATTACCTCCCCTCCTGCGATTATACGAAGGCTGCGCTAGTCGTAACTTCTATCGCCTCGAAAACGCCAATATTATCAAACTCTACTACAACAAACCAAAAGTAACCTATTTGGTATATCCTGAGTTCGATACCCAGGCTCATCCTACTTTACAAGCAACTATGGAAGTAGATTTAAATAACTTATCTATTACCTATCACGATATCTCCGATGAAACCAACCCCTTAATTCTGCACCAAAAAGATGCTTTGGTTGCGCCAGACTATCCTAGTTATCAAAAATTTGTCCGCCTAACCAAAAAAGAACAAAGTTCAGGATTGCTAGAAAATAAAGATGCAATTCGTCGCCTTCATGGTTGGTTGCGCTGTCTGAGGGAGCATGAAGTTAAGATTGAGGGACATAAGTTGAGTACGGGTGCCAAGTAA
- a CDS encoding GGDEF domain-containing phosphodiesterase, with protein sequence MPEQFGHDREVIPAIVTIGMPNQELAEILQQQNSLLNRVEIVLAENQQLRTKFQELTEREERFRQIAENVREVFFVISAKTDEILYISPTYEKVWGRTCQSLYEDPQSWLFAIHPEDSYRAIATIETQFRTGDDFEEEYRIIRPDQSICWVRVRAFPVTDVMGKVNRFVGIAEDITKRREAEEALKKSEEQFRLTFEMAPIGMAISTLTGEFQRVNQALCDALGYTQEELLKLSFAEISHPEDCQKHRALEDKLIQGEESDFQIEKRYLAKDGRIVDTLLKVVIVRDAEGKPLHFNNQIVDITERKYMEKQLLHDALHDALTGLPNRALFMDRLERQLKRSQNQENYLFAVLFLDLDRFKVVNDSVGHLIGDKLLIEIASRLEKSVAPTDTVARLGGDEFTILLENISSKSEATLVAESIYQTLTFPFNIEGYELFTSASIGIALSSQGYETPQDILRDADLTMYSAKEQGKARYEVFDCSLRDRALQRLELETDLRRALERQEFEVYYQPITSLQLGILSAFEALVRWKHPTKGYIKPDNFIPLCEETGLIVPLGSWLLREACQTARNWQLKYPDHPPIRMSVNLSGQQFREPHLIEEIDSVLKETGLEGKFLKLEITESILIDNLETVTEIILNLRKRQIQFSIDDFGTGYSSLSYLHRFPVDTIKIDRSFVSQMQADGDNSAIVKAIITLAHMLDMDVIAEGIETTSQLAQLRLLQCEYGQGFFFSKPLNQEQAEALIASSPKW encoded by the coding sequence TTGCCTGAACAATTTGGGCATGATAGGGAAGTAATACCCGCGATTGTAACCATTGGGATGCCTAATCAGGAACTAGCAGAGATTTTGCAGCAGCAAAATTCTCTCTTAAACCGAGTAGAAATAGTATTAGCCGAAAATCAACAACTGAGAACAAAATTTCAAGAATTAACTGAAAGAGAAGAGCGTTTTCGCCAGATTGCAGAAAATGTTCGAGAAGTTTTTTTTGTCATTTCAGCCAAGACAGACGAAATACTATATATTAGCCCTACCTACGAAAAAGTCTGGGGTCGCACCTGCCAAAGTTTATATGAAGATCCTCAGTCTTGGTTATTTGCGATTCATCCTGAAGATTCTTATAGAGCGATCGCTACTATTGAAACCCAATTTAGAACAGGGGATGATTTTGAAGAAGAATATCGCATCATTCGCCCCGATCAGTCAATTTGTTGGGTCAGGGTGCGAGCTTTTCCGGTGACAGATGTTATGGGTAAAGTTAATCGCTTTGTGGGCATTGCCGAGGATATAACTAAGCGTCGAGAAGCCGAAGAAGCACTTAAAAAAAGCGAAGAACAATTTCGTCTCACCTTTGAAATGGCTCCGATTGGCATGGCAATTAGTACTCTTACAGGTGAATTTCAACGGGTAAATCAAGCTTTATGCGATGCTCTCGGATATACCCAAGAAGAATTACTCAAATTATCTTTTGCCGAAATTAGTCATCCAGAAGATTGTCAAAAACATCGAGCCCTGGAAGATAAATTAATCCAGGGTGAAGAGTCGGACTTCCAAATCGAAAAACGTTATCTGGCAAAAGATGGTCGTATAGTTGATACCCTCTTAAAAGTAGTGATTGTACGTGATGCTGAGGGCAAACCATTGCATTTTAACAATCAAATCGTGGATATTACCGAACGTAAATATATGGAGAAGCAATTACTTCATGATGCTCTTCATGATGCTCTTACTGGATTGCCTAATCGGGCTTTATTCATGGATCGTTTAGAGCGACAGCTTAAAAGAAGTCAAAATCAGGAAAATTACTTGTTTGCAGTTTTATTTTTAGATCTTGACCGTTTTAAAGTAGTTAACGATAGTGTTGGTCATTTGATAGGAGATAAGCTCCTGATCGAAATTGCCTCTCGTTTAGAAAAATCTGTTGCTCCCACAGATACTGTAGCTCGCTTGGGCGGTGATGAATTTACCATCCTGTTAGAAAATATTTCGAGCAAGTCTGAAGCCACTCTTGTTGCCGAAAGCATCTATCAAACTCTAACCTTCCCCTTTAACATCGAAGGTTACGAGCTATTTACTTCCGCTAGCATTGGTATTGCTCTCTCTTCTCAAGGATATGAAACACCGCAGGATATTTTGCGGGATGCCGATCTTACTATGTATAGTGCTAAAGAACAAGGGAAAGCCCGTTATGAAGTCTTTGATTGTTCTCTGCGCGATCGCGCTTTACAAAGATTAGAATTAGAAACCGACTTGAGACGAGCCCTAGAACGACAAGAATTTGAAGTTTATTATCAGCCAATCACTTCATTACAATTGGGTATTTTATCTGCTTTTGAAGCACTGGTCAGATGGAAACATCCCACTAAAGGTTACATTAAACCAGACAATTTTATTCCCCTGTGTGAAGAAACAGGTTTAATTGTGCCTTTGGGTAGTTGGTTATTACGAGAAGCCTGCCAAACTGCCCGCAATTGGCAGCTAAAATATCCCGATCATCCACCGATCCGCATGAGCGTTAATCTTTCTGGTCAACAATTCCGCGAGCCACATTTAATTGAAGAAATTGACAGCGTTCTTAAGGAAACTGGCTTAGAAGGTAAATTTTTAAAGCTAGAAATTACCGAGAGTATTCTAATCGATAATCTGGAGACTGTTACCGAAATTATTTTAAACCTGAGAAAAAGACAAATTCAGTTTAGTATCGATGATTTTGGCACAGGATATTCTTCTTTAAGCTATTTACACCGTTTCCCAGTAGATACAATTAAAATAGACCGTTCTTTTGTGAGTCAAATGCAAGCAGATGGGGATAATTCAGCAATTGTGAAAGCGATTATTACCTTAGCTCATATGTTAGATATGGATGTGATTGCAGAAGGGATTGAAACTACCTCTCAATTAGCTCAACTCAGATTACTGCAATGTGAATATGGACAAGGTTTCTTCTTCTCTAAACCTCTTAATCAAGAACAAGCTGAGGCTTTGATTGCTAGCTCCCCAAAATGGTAA
- a CDS encoding Ig-like domain-containing protein, with protein sequence SGTDYTFEVTPSADGNVTVDIADNVATDAAGNNNTAASTLTRTYDPTPPTVTLGSSSPDPTNAPFTVTATFSEDTSDFDETDLTIANGTVSNFSGTGRDYTFEVTPTADGNVTVDIADNVATDAAGNNNTAAAQLTRTYDPTSPTVSLSSTSPNLTNVPFTVTATFSENVTGFDETDLTIANGTVSNFKGSGTDYTFEVTPSADGNVTVDIADNVATDAAGNNNTAASTLTRTYDQTSPTVTLASSSPDPTNAPFTVTATFSEDTSDFDETDLTIANGTVSNFSGTGRDYTFEVTPSADGNVTVDIADNVATDAAGNNNTAASTLTRTYDQTSPTVTLGSSSPDPTNAPFLVTATFSEDTSDFDETDLTIANGTVSNFKGSGRDYTFEVTPSADGNVTVDIADNVATDAAGNNNTAAQLTRTYDPTSPTVSPSSASPNTFEVNNLGPDSSIRFSITQDSETSLGEIDIFSVDSSGNRTQVGSFSLLEGEDLPSSYDPSFTVDRSLLSDNSTLELELVENGVTKVATISSGPNGEIEFDFDGDTDLLASVVDIIPTTNVLEADGADDAAAIDLTGLSGPQDMTFSVFREADFDNVVGFYTTDDATGAITDISGTTLNPGDAGYKEAAIARQLDLTLSGENGQEKNFTGTIAGGKYLGVFLVVDGTNPTASEVFFSHTRANSDGADHSKLLGDNTFGFEDKVGLGDADFDDVIVSFDFV encoded by the coding sequence CTCGGGCACAGACTATACCTTTGAGGTGACTCCTTCCGCCGATGGTAATGTCACAGTGGATATCGCCGATAACGTGGCGACCGATGCTGCGGGGAATAACAATACTGCCGCTTCCACCCTCACTCGTACTTACGATCCAACTCCTCCCACGGTCACTCTCGGTAGCTCCAGTCCCGATCCTACTAATGCTCCCTTCACCGTTACCGCTACCTTTAGTGAAGATACCAGTGACTTTGATGAAACAGATCTCACCATCGCTAATGGTACTGTGAGTAACTTTAGTGGCACGGGCAGAGACTATACCTTTGAGGTGACTCCTACTGCCGATGGTAATGTCACAGTGGATATCGCCGATAACGTGGCGACCGATGCTGCGGGGAATAACAATACTGCCGCCGCTCAACTCACTCGTACTTACGATCCCACTTCTCCCACGGTCTCTCTCTCGAGTACTAGTCCTAATCTTACGAATGTTCCCTTCACCGTTACCGCTACCTTTAGTGAAAATGTGACTGGTTTTGATGAAACAGATCTCACCATTGCTAATGGTACTGTAAGTAACTTTAAAGGCTCGGGCACAGACTATACCTTTGAGGTGACTCCTTCCGCCGATGGTAATGTCACAGTGGATATCGCCGATAACGTGGCGACCGATGCTGCGGGGAATAACAATACTGCCGCTTCCACCCTCACTCGTACTTACGATCAAACTTCTCCCACGGTCACTCTCGCTAGCTCCAGTCCCGATCCTACTAATGCTCCCTTCACCGTTACCGCTACCTTTAGTGAAGATACCAGTGACTTTGATGAAACAGATCTCACCATCGCTAATGGTACTGTAAGTAACTTTAGTGGCACGGGCAGAGACTATACCTTTGAGGTGACTCCTTCCGCCGATGGTAATGTCACAGTGGATATCGCCGATAACGTGGCGACCGATGCTGCGGGGAATAACAATACTGCCGCTTCCACCCTCACTCGTACTTACGATCAAACTTCTCCCACGGTCACTCTCGGTAGCTCCAGTCCCGATCCTACTAATGCTCCCTTCTTAGTTACCGCTACCTTTAGTGAAGATACCAGTGACTTTGATGAAACAGATCTCACCATCGCTAATGGTACTGTAAGTAACTTTAAAGGCTCGGGCAGAGACTATACCTTTGAGGTGACTCCTTCCGCCGATGGTAATGTCACAGTGGATATCGCCGATAACGTGGCGACCGATGCTGCGGGGAATAACAATACTGCCGCTCAACTCACTCGTACTTACGATCCAACTTCTCCCACGGTCTCTCCCTCTAGCGCCAGTCCGAATACATTTGAAGTTAACAACCTAGGTCCTGATAGTTCTATCAGGTTCTCGATCACTCAAGACAGTGAGACTAGTCTAGGTGAAATTGACATTTTTAGCGTTGACTCTAGCGGCAACCGTACTCAAGTTGGTAGCTTCTCACTGCTAGAAGGGGAAGACTTGCCTTCTTCTTATGATCCTTCCTTTACTGTTGATCGTTCTTTGCTATCAGACAACTCTACTCTCGAACTCGAACTCGTAGAAAACGGCGTTACTAAAGTAGCCACTATTTCCAGTGGTCCTAATGGAGAAATTGAGTTCGATTTTGATGGTGATACCGATTTATTAGCTTCGGTTGTCGACATTATCCCCACTACTAATGTGCTGGAAGCCGATGGTGCAGATGATGCGGCAGCGATCGATCTGACAGGGCTATCTGGTCCCCAGGATATGACCTTTAGCGTCTTCCGCGAAGCAGATTTTGACAATGTAGTGGGCTTTTATACTACTGACGATGCTACTGGTGCCATTACAGATATTTCTGGTACTACCCTAAACCCTGGAGATGCAGGATATAAAGAAGCAGCAATAGCCAGACAATTAGATCTCACTTTATCGGGTGAAAATGGTCAAGAAAAAAACTTCACTGGCACCATTGCTGGTGGTAAATACCTTGGTGTCTTTTTAGTCGTAGATGGAACTAATCCCACAGCCAGTGAGGTATTCTTCTCACATACTAGAGCCAATAGCGATGGTGCAGATCATTCTAAGCTTTTGGGTGACAATACCTTCGGCTTTGAAGACAAGGTTGGTCTTGGCGATGCCGACTTCGATGATGTAATTGTTTCGTTTGACTTTGTGTAA
- a CDS encoding tetratricopeptide repeat protein, with protein MSTLEHPYLKLIDDLLSNPREQETNILNANQQLVNQEFISCLMSVGEKLRRSGNISHAERLINLAGKLLQLEKNNNSANRRREYFQFLMTLLQKVANQESTSEIYAFIRNNQDRLDHNSTKILDYWANETIASVDSPRQRAIAKDLVNFGNLIGSFPAGDKANNLELAIVSYQVALKTYQPTIFPKNWAMIQANLGNALRDRVVGNRRKNIEQAIANYQLALEVITQEKYSYLWANIQRNLAIAYTYRVEGDRAKNIEQAIALYKRCLSIHTLENYPQDWAATHNNLGDIYPNRLVGDQATNIETAINHLEKALGIYDLAANPHRWAMLQNNLGNAFQSRIRGDKTENIERAISHYQNALSIHTLEKFPYNWAMLNNNLGGAFRYREKGESEENKRQALSFLNKALLVYTKDKFPRQWADIQRNMEAIRKT; from the coding sequence ATGAGCACATTAGAACATCCTTACCTTAAACTGATCGATGATTTACTAAGCAATCCACGAGAGCAAGAGACTAACATTTTAAATGCCAATCAACAGTTAGTTAACCAAGAGTTTATTAGCTGCTTGATGTCTGTGGGCGAAAAACTGAGACGTTCAGGAAATATTTCTCATGCAGAGCGTTTGATTAACTTAGCAGGTAAATTGTTACAGTTAGAAAAAAATAATAACTCGGCTAATCGGCGACGAGAGTACTTTCAGTTTTTAATGACTCTGTTGCAAAAGGTAGCAAATCAGGAATCAACCAGTGAGATATATGCTTTTATTCGCAACAATCAAGATCGGCTGGATCACAATTCCACCAAAATTCTTGATTACTGGGCAAATGAAACAATTGCGTCGGTTGATTCTCCCCGCCAAAGAGCGATCGCTAAAGATTTAGTTAATTTTGGTAATTTAATCGGTAGTTTTCCCGCAGGGGATAAGGCTAATAATTTAGAATTGGCAATTGTTAGTTATCAAGTTGCTTTGAAGACATATCAGCCAACTATTTTTCCCAAAAATTGGGCTATGATCCAGGCTAATTTAGGTAATGCCTTGCGAGATCGGGTTGTAGGGAATCGCCGTAAAAATATCGAACAGGCGATCGCCAATTATCAACTAGCATTAGAAGTAATTACCCAAGAAAAATATTCCTATTTATGGGCAAATATCCAACGTAATCTTGCTATTGCTTATACTTATAGAGTCGAAGGCGATCGCGCTAAAAACATCGAACAGGCGATCGCTCTCTACAAGCGATGTTTATCAATCCATACTTTGGAAAATTATCCCCAAGATTGGGCAGCAACACATAACAACCTGGGAGATATCTATCCTAACCGCTTAGTAGGAGATCAAGCCACTAATATCGAAACTGCAATTAACCATTTAGAAAAAGCTCTAGGGATATATGATCTAGCAGCCAATCCCCATCGTTGGGCAATGTTACAAAATAACCTAGGTAACGCTTTTCAATCTCGGATTAGGGGCGATAAAACTGAGAATATTGAAAGAGCAATCTCTCATTATCAAAATGCTTTATCAATTCATACCTTAGAAAAATTTCCTTACAATTGGGCGATGTTAAATAACAATCTAGGCGGTGCTTTTCGTTATCGAGAGAAAGGGGAATCTGAAGAGAATAAACGCCAGGCTCTTTCTTTCTTGAATAAGGCGTTGTTAGTTTACACCAAAGATAAGTTTCCCCGTCAATGGGCAGATATTCAGCGTAATATGGAAGCAATTAGAAAAACCTAG